From Ascochyta rabiei chromosome 12, complete sequence, the proteins below share one genomic window:
- a CDS encoding 5-methyltetrahydropteroyltriglutamate--homocysteine S-methyltransferase, with the protein MVHSSVLGFPRMGADRELKKANEAYWAGKLSQEDLVKEASRLRQEHWKIQKDAGVDIIPSNDFAFYDHLLDHIQLFNAIPERYSSAKLSALDEYFAMGRGHQKDGVDVPSLEMVKWFDSNYHYVKPTFQDGQTFKLASDPKPVREFKEAKEAGITTRPVLVGPVSFLALGKADRNQSVDPISLLEKLLPLYVELLQQLKEAGAEYVQIDEPVLVYDLEQKVKDAFKPAYEKLTGSGLPKLVLATYFGDIVHNLDVFPSIQNVAAVHIDLVRNPEQLDTVVSKLGSNQALSVGVVDGRNIWKTNFKNAIEIVESAVQKLGKDRVLVATSSSLLHTPHSLDSEKKLDDEVRDWFSFAVQKVAEVVVITKAVNDGPASVREALEANAKSMQARATSKRTNVQAVKDRQASVTPEQHERKSEFPSRYAQQKEHLHLPLFPTTTIGSFPQTKEIRIQRNKFTKGEITAKEYERFIEKEIEETIKIQDELDLDVYVHGEPERNDMVQYFGERLDGYAFTTKGWVQSYGSRCVRPPIIVGDISRPAPMTVKESKYAASVSKKPMKGMLTGPITCLRWSFPRDDVHQSVQAQQLALALRDEVVDLESAGIYVIQVDEPALREGLPLRKGTEREKYLAWAVDSFKLACAGVKDSTQIHSHFCYSEFQDFFHAIAALDADVLSIENSKSDAKLLKVFEDKEYPRHIGPGVYDIHSPRVPSEQEIKDRVADMLKYLKPEQLWINPDCGLKTRQWKETKAALVNMVNAAKYNREKYSS; encoded by the exons ATGGTTCACTCATCAGTTCTCGGCTTCCCCCGCATGGGTGCGGACCGTGAGCTCAAGAAGGCCAACGAGGCCTACTGGGCTGGCAAGCTCTCACAGGAAGACCTCGTCAAGGAGGCCAGCCGTCTTAGGCAAGAACACTGGAAGATCCAGAAGGATGCCGGTGTCGACATCATCCCCAGCAACGACTTCGCTTTCTACGACCACCTTCTCGACCACATCCAGCTGTTCAAC GCTATCCCAGAGCGTTACTCCAGCGCCAAGCTGTCTGCTCTCGATGAGTACTTTGCCATGGGCCGTGGCCACCAGAAGGATGGCGTCGACGTTCCCAGTCTG GAAATGGTCAAGTGGTTCGACTCCAACTACCACTACGTGAAGCCCACCTTCCAGGATGGCCAGACCTTCAAGCTCGCTTCCGACCCCAAGCCCGTGCGCGAGTTCAAGGAGGCCAAGGAGGCTGGCATCACCACCCGTCCTGTCCTCGTCGGTCCCGTCTCCTTCCTTGCTCTTGGTAAGGCCGACCGCAACCAGTCCGTCGACCCCATCTCTCTGCTCGAGAAGCTCCTGCCCCTTTACGTCGAGCTCCTTCAGCAGCTGAAGGAGGCTGGTGCCGAGTACGTCCAGATCGATGAGCCTGTCCTCGTCTACGACCTCGAGCAGAAGGTCAAGGATGCATTCAAGCCTGCCTACGAGAAGCTCACCGGCAGCGGTCTGCCCAAGCTTGTCCTTGCCACATACTTTGGTGACATTGTCCACAACCTTGACGTCTTCCCAAGCATCCAGAACGTTGCTGCCGTCCACATCGACCTCGTCAGGAACCCCGAGCAGCTCGACACTGTCGTCAGCAAGCTTGGCTCCAACCAGGCCCTCTCCGTCGGTGTTGTCGATGGTCGCAACATCTGGAAGACCAACTTCAAGAACGCCATTGAAATTGTTGAGTCGGCTGTTCAGAAGCTCGGCAAGGACCGTGTCCTCGTCGCCACTTCCAGCTCTCTCCTCCATACTCCTCATTCTCTCGACAGCGAGAAGAAGCTCGACGATGAGGTTCGCGACTGGTTCTCCTTCGCTGTCCAAAAGGTCGCCGAGGTTGTTGTCATCACCAAGGCCGTCAACGACGGCCCTGCTTCCGTCCGTGAAGCTCTCGAGGCCAACGCCAAGTCTATGCAGGCTCGCGCCACATCCAAGCGCACAAATGTTCAGGCTGTCAAGGATCGCCAGGCTAGCGTCACACCTGAGCAGCACGAGCGCAAATCCGAGTTTCCTTCGCGTTACGCTCAGCAGAAGGAGCATCTCCATCTGCCTCTCTTCCCCACCACCACTATTGGTTCCTTCCCCCAAACTAAGGAGATCCGTATCCAGCGTAATAAGTTCACCAAGGGTGAGATCACTGCTAAGGAGTACGAGAGGTTCATTGAGAAGGAGATCGAGGAGACCATTAAGATTCAAGATGAGCTCGACCTCGACGTCTACGTCCACGGCGAGCCTGAGCGCAACGACATGGTTCAGTACTTCGGTGAGCGTCTCGACGGTTATGCCTTCACTACCAAGGGTTGGGTTCAGTCCTACGGCTCCCGCTGCGTCCGTCCCCCGATCATTGTCGGTGACATCTCCCGCCCCGCCCCTATGACTGTCAAGGAGTCAAAGTACGCTGCTTCCGTGTCCAAGAAGCCTATGAAGGGTATGCTCACAGGCCCTATCACCTGCTTGCGATGGTCGTTCCCCCGTGACGATGTCCACCAGTCAGTTCAGGCTCAGCAGCTTGCTCTCGCTCTTCGCGACGAGGTCGTTGACCTCGAATCTGCTGGCATCTACGTCATCCAGGTTGACGAGCCCGCCCTCCGTGAGGGACTCCCTCTCCGCAAGGGTACCGAGCGCGAGAAGTACCTGGCCTGGGCTGTCGACTCCTTCAAGCTTGCTTGCGCTGGTGTCAAGGACTCCACTCAGATTCATTCTCACTTCTGTTACTCTGAGTTCCAGGACTTCTTCCACGCCATTGCTGCTCTCGACGCCGATGTTCTCTCCATCGAGAACAGCAAGAGCGACGCCAAGCTCCTCAAGGTCTTCGAGGACAAGGAGTACCCCCGCCACATCGGCCCTGGTGTCTACGACATCCACTCTCCTCGTGTTCCTTCTGAACAGGAGATCAAGGACCGTGTCGCTGACATGCTGAAGTACCTGAAGCCCGAGCAGCTCTGGATCAACCCTGACTGCGGTCTGAAGACCCGCCAGTGGAAGGAGACCAAGGCTGCTCTGGTTAACATGGTCAACGCAGCCAAGTACAACCGCGAGAAGTACTCTTCTTAA